The Tamandua tetradactyla isolate mTamTet1 chromosome 5, mTamTet1.pri, whole genome shotgun sequence genome window below encodes:
- the LYRM2 gene encoding LYR motif-containing protein 2, protein MAASRLPPTTLTLKQFMRRQQVLLLYRRILQVIRQVPKDSDRKYLKDWAREEFKRNKNATEEDTIRMMITQGNMQLKELEKTLALAKS, encoded by the exons ATGGCCGCTTCCCGCTTGCCGCCGACAACGCTAACTCTAAAGCAG TTCATGAGAAGGCAACAGGTTCTTCTTCTGTACAGAAGGATTTTACAAGTAATTCGGCAGGTTCCAAAAGATTCCGATCGCAAATACCTGAAGGACTGGGCAAGGgaagaattcaaaagaaacaaaaatgccaCTGAAGAG GACACAATCCGGATGATGATTACTCAAGGCAACATGCagctcaaggagttagaaaaAACACTTGCTTTAGCAAAATCTTAA